The Chitinophaga parva genomic sequence CGCATTACAATCAACAGAACGACTGGCAGATGCGGGAAAGAAAACCGCTGGATTTCCCATTTGGCCCTTATGCGGATCCTTATACGGAACGGCAACATAAATACGGGCCTTTTAAACCTATTCAAGTATTTTACGCAAGCAATAAAAACAAAACTCCATGAAACAATTAGCGATCCAACTGGCCTGCTGCCTGCTGCTGGCCACCGCCGCGCACGCGCAGGCCGATACCGGCAAACTGGCTGCCAACAAGGCTTTTACCGGTGCCAGGGCCACACAGAAACATTATAACGCTATTTATCAACTGGACTCCAACGATCCCAAGACCATCGTCAAGGCATTCCGCAACATCCAGAACGCGCTCAGCGATCCCCGCCTGCAGGGCAAGGTCACCATTGAACTGGTCACTTTTGCGGCCGGCACGGACGTAGTGCTGAAAGATGGCCCTTATGAAAAGGACCTGCAGGACCTTATTGAAAAAGGCGTGATCGTGGCTCAATGCGCTAATTCCCTGCGGGAAAGGAAGATCCCGCAGGACAAGGTCTTTGATTTTATTGCCATTGTACCAAGTGGTAACGGGGAGCTGATCCTGCGCCAGGCGGAGCACTGGGCCATTGTAAAACCATAACACATGAGACATAAGATAGTGATAACGGCCCTGTTGCTGGCGGCTGCAGGGGCAGGTCATGCGCAGGACCATTCTTTTGATCCACCCTGGAACACACCGCCCCGGGCCAGTGTAAACTTCACGGTACCCGGTATAGACAATGTGCCGGACCTGTATGGGGATATCAATGATCCGCAACTGGTGGTCTTCTTTGGCGGTAACCAGTTTATGTGCATTGATGACCTGCTGGCCGGTTTTAAAAAAGCATACCCGCAGTATACCCGCGTCTTTGCAGAAACGCTACCACCAGGCATCCTGGACCAGCAGATTGCCGGCGGCGACCTTACCATCGGTAACCTGCATATCACGCTGCGCCCCGATGTGTTTACCGCCAGCAAAGGCATGCTGGAAGAAAAGGCCGGCCTGTTAAAGGACACGGTGTCTTACACCTCCAATAAACTGGCTATCATGGTACGCGCCGGC encodes the following:
- a CDS encoding substrate-binding domain-containing protein, with the translated sequence MRHKIVITALLLAAAGAGHAQDHSFDPPWNTPPRASVNFTVPGIDNVPDLYGDINDPQLVVFFGGNQFMCIDDLLAGFKKAYPQYTRVFAETLPPGILDQQIAGGDLTIGNLHITLRPDVFTASKGMLEEKAGLLKDTVSYTSNKLAIMVRAGNPKHIQGWKDLGREDVRVSMPNPAWEGVAKQIQASYVKAGGEALKQTIMETKVKDSTTYLTKIHHRQTPMRILYNQSDAGPVWYSEAWYQKMIGNPVDLVTVPDAQNATVIYTAGSLKTAPHAQAAADFLRFLRSPAAQAVYKKYGFDLK
- a CDS encoding DsrE family protein — protein: MKQLAIQLACCLLLATAAHAQADTGKLAANKAFTGARATQKHYNAIYQLDSNDPKTIVKAFRNIQNALSDPRLQGKVTIELVTFAAGTDVVLKDGPYEKDLQDLIEKGVIVAQCANSLRERKIPQDKVFDFIAIVPSGNGELILRQAEHWAIVKP